DNA from Sphingomonas sp. SUN039:
GTTCGCACAGGTCCGCGAAAACCTCGAGAGCGCGACGACGCTGGCGTTGTTCGACCCGATCACCTCGCTCGCCAACCGGACCCATTTCCGCCACGAGGCCGAACGCGCGTTGAAAGCCGTGCCGACGGGCGGCATGTCGGTGCTGGCGTTCATCGACCTCGACAATTTCAAGGCGGTCAACGACACCTTCGGCCATGCCAGCGGCGATCAGGCGCTGGTCATGGTGGCGAACCGGTTGCGCGCGGTGGCCGCAGGCGAAGTGGTGCGCCAGTCGGGTGCTGCCGGAGAGCCGATTGTCGGGCGTCACGCCGGCGACGAGTTCGCGCTGTTCTTTCCGCATGTGGAGGGGCGTGACGACGCGGCGCGGCTTGGCGGGGCTTTGCTCGATGCGCTGACCAAGCCGTTCGATATCGGTGGCCAGCAGGTCACCGTCGGCGCGTCGATCGGCCTGGCGCTCTCGCCCGAACATGGCACAATGCTGACCCCGTTGATCCGCGCCGCCGACGTGGCGATGTACCATGCCAAGGCCAGCGGGCGCGGCCAGTATCAGCTCTTTGCCGAATTGCTGGCCGAGCGGATGGCGCGACGGACGCTGCTCGAGGTCGAACTGCGTCATGCCATCGAACACAAAGAATTCACCATCGCCTACCAGCCGCAAGTCGCACTGGCCGACGGACGGGTACAGGCGGCCGAGGGTCTGTTGCGGTGGAATCATCCGACCGACGGTCTGCGCTTGCCCGCAAACTTTATCGCTTGTGCCGAGGAAAGCGGACTGATCCATGAGATCGGCGACTGGGCCATAGACGAAATTGCGCGCCGCGTCGCGCACTGGACCGATGATCCGATTGCGCCGCGTTTTGCGGTCAACCTCAGTCCCCGCCAGATTACCCGTCCCGAGTTCTTCACGCGCCTCAACGGCGCGTTGGCGCGTGCCCGGACACCGCTGTCGCTGATCGAATTCGAGGTCAGCGAAGCGGTGCTGATGGAATGCAGCCCCGCTGTGCTCGACCGGATCGGGCAGTTGCGCCGCGACGGGGCCACGATCGCGATCGACGACTTCGGGTCGGGCCTGTCGAGCCTCGCGCGGTTGCGCTCGCTGCCATTCGATACGGTCAAGCTCGACGCGAGCCTGATCGCTGGCATGGAAGGCGATCAGGCCGCGCGCGACGTGGTGCAGGCAGTGATTACGCTGGTCCATGGCCTTGGCGCCAAGGCGATTGCCGAGGGGGTGGAAACCGCCGGGCAATATGACATGCTACGGGTCATGGGCTGCGACGCGGCGCAGGGCTATGCGATTGCACCGCCCATGATCGAGGCCGATTACCGCGTTTGGGCGGGAAGGGCTGCCGACAGGATGCGCGCGTAGATTTCGGTGAGCGCGGTCAGGTCGTCGAGCGCGACCGCCTCGTCGAGCTTGTGCATCGTCGCATTGCACAGCCCGAATTCGACGGTCGGGCAGAGTTTCGACAGGAAGCGCGCATCGGAAGTGCCGCCGGTCGTGGAGAGTTCGGGGTCGATACCGGTCACGTCGCGGACAGCACCGGCGACAAGTGCGCTGAGCGCACCAAGGGGTGTCAAAAAGGCCTCGCCCGAGACTTTGGCGGTGACCGTCGCGCGCGGCGTAATCGACGTCGCGAGGTCGCGGATGCGCGCGACGAGAGCGTCGCCGCGTTGCAGGTCGTTGAAGCGGATGCTGAGCCGCGCGGTGGCGCTGGCGGGGATGACATTGGTTGCAGGATTACCGACATCGACGGTGGTGACTTCGATGTTCGACGGCTGGAACCAGTCGTTGCCGTTGTCGAGATGGATCGCTTCGATCTCCGACAGGATGCGGACGAGCGGGGGAATCGGGTTATCGGCGAGGTGCGGATAGGCGACATGTCCCTGCGTCCCCGCCACCTCGATCCAGATGTTGACCGATCCGCGCCGTCCGATCTTGATCGTGTCGCCGAGACGGTTTGCCGAGGTCGGTTCGCCGACGAGGCACAGATCGGGGATGAGGCCGCGCGCCTGCATCCGTTCGATCAGCGCGACCGTGCCATAGGTTGCCGGGCCCTCTTCGTCGCCGGTAATGATAAGCGTGAGCCGCCCGGCATGGTCGGGCTTATGCGCCGCCGCAGCGACGAAAGCAGCGATGCTGCCTTTCATATCCACCGCACCGCGCCCGTGGAGCAGGGCACCGCGCACCACCGGTTCGAAGGGGGCCGAGGCCCAGCCTGCACCCGGTGGCACCACGTCCAGATGCCCCGCGAACGCAAAATGCGGTCCCGTGTCGCGGCCCCGCGTTGCCAGCAGGTTTTCGACCGGGCCGTCGGGCGCTTCGCCGGTAACGAACCGGTCGACGTCGAAGCCCTGCGCCGCAAGTGCCGCCGCCAGCACATCGAACACCGCGCCTGTTGCGGGGGTGACGCTGGGCGCGGCGATCAGGGACTTGGCGAGCGTCAGGGCGTCGGTCATAGTCCCCCTCATGCCCAAGATCGTGCTCGACGCAATCCCGCAAACCAACGCCACCGGTTATCCCGCGCCGTTCGACGCGGAAGTGCAGGGCCGCTGGTACCGTCGCCTGGCCCCTGTCGCGGAGCTGACCGACTTCGGCGCGAGCCATGTCGTGCTCAAGCCCGGCGCCTGGTCGTCGCAGCGCCACTGGCATGACGGCGAGGACGAAATGGTCGTGATGATCGCGGGCGAAGGCGTGCTGATCGAGGATGCGGGCGAGACGGTGTTGCGCGTGGGCGATTGCGCGGCATGGCCGAAGGGCAGCACCAACGGACACCATATCGTCAACCGCAGCGACATTGACTGCGTGTTTGTCGCCATTGGCGGCGGGGAGCGCACCGGCGGCGGCTATTCGGACATCGATATGATGTTCACCGCCGACAATCGATATACGACGAAGGACGGGACAGATTACGCCAAGACGCGGGTTTGAAGAGAAGTGAAGCGGAAGAAGTAGGGGGCTTCGACAAGCTCAGCCAAGCCGGTTTGGGAACGACGCTCTCCACCCGTCTTGGCTGAGCTTGTCGAAGCCCCTTCTGCTTCGCGCCGAGAAATCTCCTACAATGGCAGGCGCAGTTCGGCTCCTGCAGCCCGAACGCGCGAAAATGCGACCGGCGCGTCCTGCCACGGGCATCCGGGCGGGACGACTTTGTGGGTCGTTCCAGTCAGGCACGCTTGGTTAGAGGGTGCCGTATCGCCTTTGTGCCCGGCTTCGCATTGGATGTGGCTGCGCCGAAGAGTGCCTATAGAGACGAACTGTGTTGCGGTCGTTGCCGCAAGGTCGGTCTTTTCGCTCATGCCGCGTCGGTCGCAGTCTTAAGTCCCGCAGGACCGCGAAAGAAGTTTCGGGCTCTGTACACCCCGGATAGCCGGGCCACCGGCGATCCGACGGCGATGCATCGGCTTTGAAAAACCGGATGGCTCCGCGCCGGTCGCATGTCACGAACGTCGCCGTTCGCGCTGCCAACCCTTTGCGTTGATCGGACGCTCGAATCAGTAGAGGCAAAAAAATAACCTATAAGGATAATTATGTCAAGCGATTTCGATTGATGTCAGAGCGAAGCCGCCTCGAACACCGCGGCGCGAAGTTCGGGAATGCCCATACCCTTTTCGCTCGATGTAACAATGATATCGGGATGGGCTGCGGCGCGCTTGCGGACAGCTTCGGCGGTGCGGACCGTAACATCGGCCAGTTCCGTTGCCTTTACCTTATCCGCCTTGGTTATAACGATCCGGTAGCTGACGGCGGCGGCATCGAGCATTCCCATGATCTCCTCGTCGACCGGTTTCACCCCGTGGCGCGCGTCGATCAGGACGAAGGCACGACCCAGCACCTGCCGTCCGCGCAGATAATCGTTGATCAGGAAGCGCCACTTCTTGACGACGTCCTTGGGTGCCTCGGCAAAGCCATAGCCGGGCATATCGACGAGCCGGAAGCGGAGCGGCTCCCCGACGTCGAAGAAGTTAAGCTCCTGTGTGCGTCCCGGCGTGTTCGACGTGCGCGCCAGACCATTGCGGTTGGTCAGCGCGTTGAGCAGCGACGATTTGCCGACGTTCGACCGGCCCGCAAACGCGACCTCGGGGGCGACCGGGTCGGGCAGGTGGACGAGCGCGGGCGCCGATTTGAGGAAAGCGATAGGGCCGGAGAAGAGTTTTCTCGCCTGCTCGGTCAGGTCGGTGTCTTCGGTGTTCATCGCCGAGCGTTAGCGAGGTGCTCCTTCGAGCGCCAGCGAGAAGCGCGTCGGTGTGCCTCGCTTGCGCTCGGCAGGGCTTCTCGCTGGCGCTCGAAGAAAACTACGCCACTGTCGGCGCGGCGGGCGAGTTCTTGAGCCCCGGATAGCGCGAGTAGAGCCATTTCTGCTGCGCGATCGTTAGGATGTTCGACGTCGCCCAATAGAGCTGCAGGCCCGCCGCGAACGGGGCCATTACGAACATCAGCACCCAGGGCATGATCGAGAACATCTGCGCCTGCACCGGATCGGGCGGCGGCGGGTTCAGCTTGAACTGGATGTACATCGTCACGCCGAGAATGATCGGCAGCACGCCGATGGCGATGATGTGCGGCGGGGTGAACGGCAACAGGCCGAACAGGTTCACCGGCGTCAGCGGATCGGGGACCGACAGATCCTGGATCCAGCCCACGAACGGCTGGTGCCGCATCTCGATGGTCAGCATCAGCACTTTGTAGAGCGCAAAGAAGATCGGCATCTGGATGAAGACCGGCAGGCAGCCCGCCAGCGGATTGATCTTTTCGGTCTTGTACAGCTGCATGATCTCCTGCTGCTGGCGTGCCTTGTCGTCCTTGTGGCGGTCCTGGATCGCTTTCATCTTGGGCTGGACGATCCGCATCGCTGCCATCGACTGGAACTGCTTTTGCGCGATCGGGAACATCAGGCCGCGGACGGTCAGGGTGAGCGCCATGATCGCGAGACCGAAATTGCCGATGATGCCGGACAGCCAGTGGAGATAATGGAACAGCGGCTTTTCGAAGATCTCGAACCAGCCCCAGTCGATGGCCTTGCCGAACAGCGGTATCTTGAGGTCGGCTTCATAGCCGTCGAGCACGTTGATCTGTTTTGCCCCGGCAAAGAAATGCGTGACGACGGCGGCGGCACGTCCCGGCGCGACGGTCACGGGCGCGCGGACGACATCGGCCTGAAAGCTGCCTGCGTCGGCGCGGAAGGCGGCATCGATACGGGGATTGCCCTGCGGGGCGAGCGCGGTCAGCCAGTATTTGTCGCCGAAGCCCAGCCAGCCGCCGACGCCGCTGGCGCTGTTGACCCCGGGGACGGCCTTGGTCCCGAAGATGCGGTCCCAGAAACCGACCTCGGTCGCGGTCAGATAATGATAGTCGATGTCGTAATTCACCGATCCACCGACCGCCATCATCGGCCCGATATGCGCGATCCAGTTATCGGGGTCGGCCGGCTTTTCGGCGCGGTTGACCACCGAATAGGGGCGCAGCACGACCGGTGCGCCGCTGGTGTTGGCGACACGCTGGTCGACGGTGAACATATATTGATCGTCGACCGCGATCTTCAGGATGAAAAGTTGCCCTTGGCCATTGTCCCAGCGGAGCGTGACCGGCGACGCAGGCGTCAGTTCGGCCTTGTCGGCGGTCCACACCGTATCGGCGTTCGGCACCGCGACGCCGGTGCCCATCCAGTCGAAGCTGGCAAAATAGCTTTGCGGCGCGCCCTGCGGCGACAACAAACGGACATTGGGCGAATTCTTCGCGACCGTCTCCTGATACGACGTCAGCATCAGATCGTCGATCCGCGCACCTTTCAGGTTCAGCGAGCCGCTGACCTTGGCATTACGGATCGGCAGGCGCGGCGAGGCAGCGAGGACCGTGTCGCGCGATTGCTTTGCGGCTTGTGCCGTTACCGGCGGCGGTGCACCGGGTGCGGGAAGGGGGGTGGTCTTGCCGCCCTGAACCTTGGTCACCGGCGGGTTCGCGGGCGGAAACCAGCGGCTGGCAAGCGTGCTCCACCCGAACAGGATAAGACCCGACAGGACGATGGCGAGAATGAAATTGCGTTGTTCGGACTGCACGAGTGCGTTGCTTTCGCTGGGAAACTTGGGAACTAATCAGGGAACCGGGTCGAAGCCGCTGCCGCCCCAGGGGTGGCAGCGCGCAAGGCGGCGGGCCGACAGCCAACCCCCCTT
Protein-coding regions in this window:
- the yidC gene encoding membrane protein insertase YidC, which gives rise to MQSEQRNFILAIVLSGLILFGWSTLASRWFPPANPPVTKVQGGKTTPLPAPGAPPPVTAQAAKQSRDTVLAASPRLPIRNAKVSGSLNLKGARIDDLMLTSYQETVAKNSPNVRLLSPQGAPQSYFASFDWMGTGVAVPNADTVWTADKAELTPASPVTLRWDNGQGQLFILKIAVDDQYMFTVDQRVANTSGAPVVLRPYSVVNRAEKPADPDNWIAHIGPMMAVGGSVNYDIDYHYLTATEVGFWDRIFGTKAVPGVNSASGVGGWLGFGDKYWLTALAPQGNPRIDAAFRADAGSFQADVVRAPVTVAPGRAAAVVTHFFAGAKQINVLDGYEADLKIPLFGKAIDWGWFEIFEKPLFHYLHWLSGIIGNFGLAIMALTLTVRGLMFPIAQKQFQSMAAMRIVQPKMKAIQDRHKDDKARQQQEIMQLYKTEKINPLAGCLPVFIQMPIFFALYKVLMLTIEMRHQPFVGWIQDLSVPDPLTPVNLFGLLPFTPPHIIAIGVLPIILGVTMYIQFKLNPPPPDPVQAQMFSIMPWVLMFVMAPFAAGLQLYWATSNILTIAQQKWLYSRYPGLKNSPAAPTVA
- the yihA gene encoding ribosome biogenesis GTP-binding protein YihA/YsxC; translation: MNTEDTDLTEQARKLFSGPIAFLKSAPALVHLPDPVAPEVAFAGRSNVGKSSLLNALTNRNGLARTSNTPGRTQELNFFDVGEPLRFRLVDMPGYGFAEAPKDVVKKWRFLINDYLRGRQVLGRAFVLIDARHGVKPVDEEIMGMLDAAAVSYRIVITKADKVKATELADVTVRTAEAVRKRAAAHPDIIVTSSEKGMGIPELRAAVFEAASL
- a CDS encoding bifunctional diguanylate cyclase/phosphodiesterase — translated: MEGVTLKSRAVAFAFCVGATAFILALIALADPTPDAPGVFRAVAIAIVCAIMSWASAERALAGVAEAVDVATARIVEAAEGDLTSRTPSAVEEALPLLSGALDGMFAQVRENLESATTLALFDPITSLANRTHFRHEAERALKAVPTGGMSVLAFIDLDNFKAVNDTFGHASGDQALVMVANRLRAVAAGEVVRQSGAAGEPIVGRHAGDEFALFFPHVEGRDDAARLGGALLDALTKPFDIGGQQVTVGASIGLALSPEHGTMLTPLIRAADVAMYHAKASGRGQYQLFAELLAERMARRTLLEVELRHAIEHKEFTIAYQPQVALADGRVQAAEGLLRWNHPTDGLRLPANFIACAEESGLIHEIGDWAIDEIARRVAHWTDDPIAPRFAVNLSPRQITRPEFFTRLNGALARARTPLSLIEFEVSEAVLMECSPAVLDRIGQLRRDGATIAIDDFGSGLSSLARLRSLPFDTVKLDASLIAGMEGDQAARDVVQAVITLVHGLGAKAIAEGVETAGQYDMLRVMGCDAAQGYAIAPPMIEADYRVWAGRAADRMRA
- a CDS encoding cupin domain-containing protein — protein: MPKIVLDAIPQTNATGYPAPFDAEVQGRWYRRLAPVAELTDFGASHVVLKPGAWSSQRHWHDGEDEMVVMIAGEGVLIEDAGETVLRVGDCAAWPKGSTNGHHIVNRSDIDCVFVAIGGGERTGGGYSDIDMMFTADNRYTTKDGTDYAKTRV
- the dapE gene encoding succinyl-diaminopimelate desuccinylase translates to MTDALTLAKSLIAAPSVTPATGAVFDVLAAALAAQGFDVDRFVTGEAPDGPVENLLATRGRDTGPHFAFAGHLDVVPPGAGWASAPFEPVVRGALLHGRGAVDMKGSIAAFVAAAAHKPDHAGRLTLIITGDEEGPATYGTVALIERMQARGLIPDLCLVGEPTSANRLGDTIKIGRRGSVNIWIEVAGTQGHVAYPHLADNPIPPLVRILSEIEAIHLDNGNDWFQPSNIEVTTVDVGNPATNVIPASATARLSIRFNDLQRGDALVARIRDLATSITPRATVTAKVSGEAFLTPLGALSALVAGAVRDVTGIDPELSTTGGTSDARFLSKLCPTVEFGLCNATMHKLDEAVALDDLTALTEIYARILSAALPAQTR